TATTTTCTTGTAGTACGGTCTGTTTGGTTTATACAATCCGAGTCCCGAACTAAGTTACAAATGTCATAATTAAATAAACCAAATAACTTAAAACTAATAAAATCAAAACGGATAATCAAACCAGGCAGTTAATTATTTTGCAAAAATGAAAATCAAGAATTCAGAAATAGATATATCTGTGACTATTCTAGCCATTTTGAATATGCTATAGTAACTTAATttaagggaaaatattttttttctactTACTTGTTAAATTTTGGCTTTTAGTTAACTAAATGTTCAAAATTTAGTTTTCGTATAATTACTTTtaatttttgattattttaacaTAATTGCTGAAGTGACATCGAAAAATGCCAAGTGATATATTCCACATTCCAAAATAGCTTTTGAAAAAAGGACCCaaaataaaatgtttttataattCATATACACCTTCATtacttttatataaaatttttgtACAAAGTGGAGCGTAAACAACGTCGGCCGCATATGTAAATGTTTTGGTTTAATATCGGACGCTGATAAAAGTAGCCAAATGCCGCAATCTGAAGACGTACGTCCTCAACATTTGGAACACTAAATTGTCCTTCAGCAGCAACCGCatcactaaaaataaaaatgcagGTCAAGTTGCTTTGAAGTCAACAGAGTCTGATCCCAAAATCATCAGCGGTTCAAAATTCATCATTGCAGATGGAAGTTCAGGCCGCCACCACCACTGCCGCCATGAAAAGGATCTATCTAATCATCAACTGCATAATACTATCCATCGGAAATTGCGGCGGCCCACTGATCATGCGCCTCTACTTTATCCGCGGCGGCAAAAGGATCTGGTTCTCCAGCTGGCTTGAAACCGGCGGTTGCCCGATAATCCTCATCCCCCTCCTCGTTTCCTACATGCTCCGCCGCAGAACCACATCAAACGCCCAACTCTTCTTTATGAAACCCCGAGTGTTCTGGGCGGCAGCGGTGATCGGAACCTTTACCGGCTTGGACGACTATCTTTACGCATACGGCGTCGCGAAGCTCCCGGTGTCCACTTCCTCCCTGCTCATCGCCACTCAGCTGGCCTTCACGGCGGTGTTTGCTTTCCTCCTCGTGAAGCAGAAGTTCACCGCGTACTCCATAAACGCGGTGGTTCTGCTGACGGTGGGGGCGGTGGTTTTGGGGCTTCACACGAGCGGTGATCGCCCAAAGGGTGAGTCCGATAAACAGTATTTCGTAGGGTTTTTCATGACGTTGGGTGCGGCAGCGATATACGGCCTGATTCTGCCGTTGGTGGAGCTGATGTATTTGAAGGCGGGACAGGCTTTAACATACACTCTTGTTTTGGAGATTCAGATGGTGATGTGTTTTTTCGCCACTGCCTTCTGTACAGTCGGCATGCTCATCAACAAAGATTTCCAGGTAATATTTTTTACACCCCACTCTTCAATtatcattcttagaaaattaTGCATTAACttgttagattttaaatttcCATTTTGattcattaatattttatttttagctaTTTTATTCTGTAATTGTAAAATATTACCTCATtgattaaatcaaaataatcaaaaaatttaaattagcaTATCTAAACCAAATTTTAACAAGTTAATcagcaaaaataaaaaattgaaaaaacaaAGACCCATCTCATTAGAATATTCACACTAAAAACAATTAATAATTAAACTCATCTTTTAACTTTGTTTTTTGTAAAACTAAGAAGTTTCTTATATAAAAATCACATCAATCataaaatttctttaaaatttttttttgtaaaaactaAGAAGTttcttttataaaaataatataagtgatttaaatttataaacaagtttttgtttaaataaaaattataatttatagaATTTACTTTATCTGAAATGAGAATTTCTGGACTTGTTAATTTACTTCCATCGTCCCTGTCCTTCAATTCGGGATACGGGATGTTAACGAAATAATATCAATcaaactttaatttttttaatataaccCTCACAAGTGCCTCAACTATAGAGTCGTAAAAATGGGTTAGACCCGTCGAATCGTCCCATCCCCCAAATAGGCACGTAAAATTGGAAATTTTTAACCCGTCCTATTTAATGGCCGACTCAAACCCACTAAATATATAACTAAAAATGGTTCGGTGTGGCTCATCTGGTCGTGTCAAATTAGTGAGTTGGGTTACAATCTTTCAACCCGGGCAAACAAGCTAAGGGGCCACCATATCCCGCCAAATCTTTCCACCCGGCCAAACAACGGGCCACCGTATCCCGCCAAACGACGAGTTTTGATGGGTTCCGGACCGGCCCCAGCAGCTGGCTGGTTGGACAACTCAACTTTCCTTCTCATTGGAGTAATACACTAAATACCTCCCAAACAAAGCCAATACACACAAATTTCACACTATAAACAATTAATAAACTCATCTCAGTAGGGATATTCACAATAATATTCACATTCATTACACTATAAGTTGACAGTTGAAATttgaataatatttatgaaaaaacacacacacatataaatatattataatgtaAGTCAACCGAAATTTTGAATCAGCTTTTTGGGCATGCTGGTCAATATGGCTATACctctatatattaaaaaaatggaaTGACCCATATTAGTTAAGTAGGTATTATATATATGAGAATCGATATCTGAACACCACCGTAGACATTTATGTAAGCACGCTTATATGACATTTACTTATTAGAGATATACAGTTTCATCAAACACATTAGTGGTGCtcttataaactcataatgagTATTTAGAATAATAAACTTTttcttttatgttttaaatcaGAAGatcaaatttatatatttatatatatatatatattgtggggacccgaacgctaatcatcttcttaatcatctttggggtttaattatcagttaagataaccagggtctaaaaatttttcttttaaaatgcggaaggtaatggtatctacataatatatatatatctgtataaaagtacaataatatacaatagtctttcaattaatctaaggttcaactactacagttctagtaatgaaacctatctacatccaagtccggaatcaccactctaatcttgatctctcatcttcttctggaccctgatctttgccccacctgttgtcatgcacacatacaaaacaagacaacagccggataactccggtgagatataaatatcccagtataaacaatgtaatcatgcaagcatataaaacatatataaaagcatgaattatatcttatcacatgtagcataatcaacaacatgtatcagtacaagtctgtaaataaaacatgaatcgtaatctacgaaacataatcactacggatctgtaaatcaactcTAGTCTCACTATCTAAGActtgactcatctctcattctaatctagggatcccgatctaatttagactttggtattctgtatcgagtgtctgagatagaagtcgatctacatctaaagctcttcgatacaccgtaagtctagagtcttatcggttctgtggaagactcggcggttctgccctagctaggctgtctgccctagactcggactctgactctgttctaagtcaatacatgcacatatcaatctgataatctgcaatatcaatgcaataaaataaagtatgtgatttggggaaactcaagtcaaacctaacacgagttgtgcaatcccgaatcaacatctatttatacctttgtcttcccggtctgacgaagacgaagtctcgtattctgatctgtccatacccagtctggcaatgacaatcatataaatacaacatcagtatataactcgaatcaaaacttgttctgatcaatactcaaatcagtatataatctgatctatatctgaacaaggtacaatctaattcatatcaacgatatcacgttacaatcgaaatcattactgaatctgatcaatctaatcaactgatgtttcgacggcataacaatacaatctgaataccccGTCATTCTGAAcaccacagatataataccacgagtcataatcggtattaatacaatttataatctcaacgataacacaaatctgatatcgaatctcagtcaaatcgactctgaaaatcataacaatttcataaacagtctatttctcaatttgacttcgattctatgatgtctaacatgacaagaacatcatatatgaatcctattcaattctgaccatagcataatttcaaaacatgtctaaacgtaataaaacttacgtccagttgtagcctgtgttgataggaacacagtactgaagttggATTTAAattcggacgggcggatttctcgcaaatcccaattctttgcgttgaagaagaCTTGATTCTTTCCCCAACGATTTCGTCTCCTTTCTGATGAATTCTAAGGAAAATtcgattgttatatatatatatatatatatatatatatatatatatatatatatatatatatatatatatatatatatatactccatctcgcatgcaaggcaagtggcttattcttcTTACTGCACGTCTCTCGCTAGGGCGAGCacaaatttccgcccgggcgagtaactctcggccttTGCAAGTTCAAGCAGTCTtgctcgggcgagcacaaacttccgcccgggcgagtaactctcggccttcttctccgaggcactcgcgctcgggcggttaaaaacttccgcccgggcgcgccatcTTCGCCCAACTATTTAGTCCTCTCAATTTATTCTCAAGATGGTCCGGTTATAATCACTTCAAttcataataattaaattaacatAGATCAggataatcaaatcctcgggcattacatttctccccctcttagatctgagttcgtcctcgaactcataaacaatcaattcagatatatcagaagaaatgtataacagagattaaatcaaactctcatctcaatgaatccattctgaaatctctttctggTATCAACCTCAGATTTCAATTCTGGAATAAAACTTCATAAAGTATACTATTCTAATACTTCTTAcactaactctgacagaatcaatcttgccatgttggttatacaacatccgtataaaccaatctacagcttgtcacatatcagtatcatcagctgttaacaaatctgtttacctcaaacaaagacataaacaatctttagcttcaactaccaatcgtcatcatccgacgttggtttcttaaatctgtccattctgaactatctgcatcttccttcgaattgtcttcaaaagaaatctgtagtactcatcgtatactgtcttgtctgtactatctcattacccctctgataagctgatagctattgcCACACAGTAATACtgaatcatatcaattagtgctaacatctagcATTCTATAACTCTATcaaagtcttccaatatctggataatacactctgactgtctatcaatctgtaaataatctgcaaaataacttatggtatgATCTGCCATAACTGTAAACTTAAtcgaaatcacaatctgatatcgtttacttctacattctagtcactctgactatgttctgacatcaatctgtgtcatttggttctgtttgtacatcatcttgtacaactaatagatatagattgaacaatctgtcaatcataatcatattatatttcaatttggagaaaatggcagtaatttcattacggatgctatagaaatgtactcccatttctatttagaacttcacaactatgtaataaatcattctgatttctatctttctgtcttttctgttagcgattcagacatatcagtacaatttctgccaacatttcagtgcAAATCTGTCACCACTgacttaatctgtctatataaaaactgtctgttcgaatatcatatatTCTCAGTCACAACCATAacaactgaagtcactacagcgcatttctgacattgtatgtgatttcaacttcgaactactgccataaacaaatcagttaataacataatttacagaagaaatacctacctggtattcggctctgactatcaatatcaagcttggctgtacaattctgacacattttgagatcacaagataatccatctcatacaaaacacagaatcacatatctgttactctgttctgattattacaaacaagttctgaacattctgatcccattcttgaattactgtaactcttgaattcaactctgattcaattgaactgtatatattccCTCTAGTTTacactaatctgtagcatatacagattcaaaacacagtaatatcCAATTAAAgatgaaatatcaatatcctatacagatctagtgagttcaatgaactcataaaacaaggatttctgataaacatcttcatgtcattctgatcaactgttatatctcatctgccaataaaatatgctcctcaAAACAATAtaggatgtctcaaatactgatttagagcaatgacaatactcagcagatataaaactACAGTCGAATAGAATAATttgtcaaatcagacaaaatacatttctgacatttctaaaCTTTCTGATATCGATATCTTATCAATCACTGATCaaaatctcaactgtatcaaaatcaatctgtatactaacttcagataacacatattctgaatacaatctgtttcaaacaagattcttatctgaacaatttctgtatatatattgaatatatatatatatatatatatatatatatatatatatatatatatatatatatatatatatatatatatatattcaatatatattgatactcacgggaaatttagggtccgctcccagcaagtgtcactaatccAGACGCGGGTTTGGaaattaccctgagcctgaaataacaaagaagatcgttaagagggggccaggagggtgtcctggcgtagcccctccgacgctcaagtcagtgactgaggatatatggggggagcagctaagggtgctgctgaaaataatatagtgaatgaataaactgaacacccaaacctggtatttataggagaatacctgggcccttagtgggcctgtcttccatttgggctagggCCCTTGGTGGGCTTATTTTCCACTTGGGCTAGGGATGAGCCAGAGAGAATAGGGCCTTTGCTGGGCCTGTCTTCCATAATGGGGCCGTAagatgggcctgtcttccatggggtatcaccagtctccccctcccaagtcgaactgaatcgtagGTTCAAAGTTCGATTAGTTGTGTTGTCCTTGGTTTATCGGCGATGAGGACGGACCGTGAcagaaaaattaattttgtttgCCGTTAACGAATGATGTTCACCGCTAACACGGGGATCGACCTGCCCGGTCAGGTCGCGGGGATCGACCTGCCCGGTCAGGTCGTGGGGGTGTGGGGGCAACGCCCCCATAATTTTTTCAGAAACAACCACTCGCAAGGGTGAGGGCGTGCATTTTCTTTCTGCCGTTCTCGTCAGTCTCCAAAAATTTGGAAGCAAATTAAATCATATCGCAAATTAAATCATATCGCAATCTTGCTCTGAAAGGAAAGATATCAAATCGCAATCCTGCTCCAA
This Primulina eburnea isolate SZY01 chromosome 2, ASM2296580v1, whole genome shotgun sequence DNA region includes the following protein-coding sequences:
- the LOC140822974 gene encoding purine permease 3-like, with translation MEVQAATTTAAMKRIYLIINCIILSIGNCGGPLIMRLYFIRGGKRIWFSSWLETGGCPIILIPLLVSYMLRRRTTSNAQLFFMKPRVFWAAAVIGTFTGLDDYLYAYGVAKLPVSTSSLLIATQLAFTAVFAFLLVKQKFTAYSINAVVLLTVGAVVLGLHTSGDRPKGESDKQYFVGFFMTLGAAAIYGLILPLVELMYLKAGQALTYTLVLEIQMVMCFFATAFCTVGMLINKDFQAIPREAREYELGEGKYYLVVIWSAIIWQCFFLGAIGIIFYSSSLLSGIAITVLLPVTELLAVMFYHEKFQSEKGVSLFLSLWGFMSYFLGEKVKISKMKKNDMITESEMSNHHQQSVATP